The nucleotide sequence actacagggatccacccacctctgctctCTGACTGCCCCTACCTAGTTTTTATATGAGATCTTTGTATGGCATGTTTCGAACATGTACTCAGGTTCTTATGCTTTTACAAGAGACattttgccaactgagccatctccccgccCTTCAAAACTCATATTTTGATACAAAGATATATAGAATACtagctttctcttttccccttccttgtCACCAGATCCCAATGTCATGAGGCACTTGAGAGGCTTCTGGCTTTCATTCCTCTTGCAGCTAAAACTGGCACTGACACTGGGAGAACAGTACTCTAAGGAGGATGTTCTGGTTTCAGAGAATGGTTTTCCTTCTAAGGAGGTGTGCCCTCCCATTTCAAGAACCTGTCCTGACTGTTGTCGTTTGAAGTTTGACAATACGCTCCATGGGAAGCCAACAAGCAGGATACCAGGCCTGACACCTGCAGATGACTTAAGGAACCAATGGTGAGATTCCTCTCTCGATGTTTACTGAAATCTGAACTGTCTGTTTTGCCCAAGTCAGTTTTTATTAGGTCTGCACAGCACCTCAGATCCTCCAAACTAATGCATGGCACTTTCATAAGATGCGCCTGGCCACTCTACTGTCAGTGACAAAGAGACTCACATATTGTCTCTTGAGACACGTCCTAGAGTGGTTATAAAGTTCCTCAGTGACAGTGTCACCCCCATTTCCAAAATGGGGGTGTCCATGTAAAGTGAGCACTAAGGCTGTACATGTTCCACCCAGAAACTGACATATTCTTCACATGTAACTTGTCACAACAGACACTCTGAGAGCACTTCCTCTTACAGGGCTCTCTCTAGAGATGGAGAAAATAGAGAGCAAGAAACCTTAGGAGAGTTTGTGAATAtgaaagaaattttttaaaaagttaagcaaTCCTTTTATATTGTCCAGCTTCCTTTTAGAGTAACATGCATCTAAGATCAACCAGCTTTAAAAAGAGGAAACATTTACTTTGACTAGAGTTAGAGATTCTAATCCATAACTGGTTGGTTCTGATGGGTGGGCCTATAAGGCAAGGTGGCATAGAACAGCGTAGAGTGTGTGCTAGAAGAGAGCACCTCACAGTGgtacaaaagaagagaaaggagaaagagaagacactGAGCTCTCAATAGCCTCTTCAAGACCACACCTTCCCAAAACCTAACTTGCTTTACCAGCAAGTTAGCCCAATCTCCTAAAGCTCCCCCTGTCTATCAATAATGTCATGGTAGTGTAATATCATGTTAGTGTCCGAACCTTTAATGTGCAGGTGTTTGGGTACACTGGGGACCAACAACACTCCTGCTGATTTAGCCATAGATTGAGGTAAGGCCAGTTTATCCCAATTGTTCCTTTATTTATGGAGAAATGAAGATAGTGTCCTTTGACGGACATAATTTAAACATACCACAATATCTCGCTATTTATATGCTCTAGCGAAATAATGCTTGATCGCTTTTTCTGAAGCAAAGTAAGTTTTCAACTGAAACAATTGGTGTTAATATAACCTGAGAAATTTCATTAGCTATAAAATAGTTCAGCATGTACTCTTTGGAACATATCATTTTATTGACATACTTTAGGCCCTCGCTTATGTCACAATTTGCttgtgttttgatttatttttaagatagggACTCATATGCCCAAGCCTGGCCTCCACCTTGCTATGTAGTTAAGAATGATCTTGAGTAAATGAaggagcctcagcagcagcggtcgccatctgggttccgggactccgcgggacctaggaaattagtctgaacaggttagagggtgcgccagagaaccggacagcttctgggacgggcggaagcacagagccgctgaggcagcacccttggtgggccgcagacagccggccaccgtccggaccagaggacaggtgtccgcctggctcgggaggcggcctcagcctcaggagcagcggtcgccatcttggttccaggactccctggaacttaggaatttagtctgcacaggtgagagtctgcaccacagaagctgacagcttctgggaactgccaaagcaatacagcttctgagagaggccctgttttgggccttcttcttcgaccaggaggaggtccaaaaacaagatatctgcgcaccttccctgtaagagagcttgccagcagagagtgctctgagcactgaaactcagaggagagaatctgtctcccaggtctgctgagagacggtaacagaatcaccagaagaacaatctctaaacagagtcaactataactactaactccagagattaccagatggcgaaaggtaaacgtaggaatcctactaacaggaaccaagaccactcaccatcatcagaacccagcactcccacttcgcccagtccagggcaccccaacacacccgaaaacctagacctagatttaaaagcatatctcatgatgatggtagaggacatcaagaaggactttaataaatcacttaaagaaatacaggagaacactgctaaagagttaaaagtccttaaagaaaaacaggaaaacacaatcaaacagatagaagtccttacagaaaaagaggaaaaaacatacaaacaggtgatggaaatgaacaaaaccatactagacctaaaaagggaagtagaaacaataaagaaaactcaaagtgaggcaacactggagatagaaaccctaggaaagaaatctggaatcatagatttgagcatcagcaacagaatacaagagatagaagagagaatctcaggtgcagaagattccatagagaacatcggcacaacaatcaaagaaaatggaaaatgcaaaaagatcctaactcaaaatatccaggaaatccaggacacaatgagaagaccaaatctacagataataggagtggatgagaatgaagattttcaactcaaaggaccagcaaacatcttcaacaaaattattgaagaaaacttcccaaatataaagaaagagatacctatgaacatacaagaagcctacagaactccaaatagactggaccagaaaagaaattcctcccgacacataataatcagaacaacaaatgcactaaataaagatagaatactaaaagcggtaaggaaaaaggtcaagtaacatacaaaggcaagcctatcagaattacaccagatttttcaccagagactatgaaagccagaagagcctggacagatgttatacagacactaagagaacacaaattccagcccaggctactatacccagccaaactctcaattaccatagatggagaaaccaaagtattccacgacaaaaccaaattcacacattatctctccacgaatccagcccttcaaaggttaataacagaaaaaaaccaatacaagaacgggaacaatgccctagaaaaaacaagaaggtaatccctcaacaaacctaaaagaagacagccacaagaacagaatgccacctttaacaacaaaaataacaggaagcaacaattattttccttaatatctcttaacatcaatggtctcaactccccaataaaaagacatagactaacaaactggctacacaaacaagacccaacattttgctgcttacaggagacacatctcagagaaaaagatagacactacctcagaataaaaggctggaaaacaattttccaggcaaatggtatgaagaaacaagctggagtagccatcctaatatctgataagattgacttccaacccaaagtcatcaaaaaagacaaggaggggcacttcgttctcatcaaaggtaaaatcctccaagaggaactctcaattctgaatatctatgctccaaatacaagggcagccacattcattaaagaaactttaataaagctcaaagcacacatttcacctcacacaataatagtgggagacttcaacacaccactttcaccaatggacagatcatggaaacagaaactaaacagggacacactgaaactaacagaagtgatgaaacaaatggatctgacagatatctacagaacattttatcctaaaacaaaaggatataccttcttctcagcacctcatggtaccttctccaaaattgaccacataataggtcacaaaacaggcctcaacagattcaaaaatattgaaattgtcccatgtatcctatcagatcaccatgcactaaggctgatcttcaataacaaaaaaaatgacagaaagccaacactcacgtggaaactgaacaacactcttctcaatgataccttggtcaaggaaggaaaaaagaaagaaattaaagactttttagagtttaatgaaaatgaagccacaacgtacacaaacctttgggacacaatgaaagcatttctaagagggaaactcatagctctgagtgcctccatgaagaaacgggagagagcacatactagcagcttgacaacacatctaaaagctctagaaaaaaaggaagcaaattcacccaagaggagtagacggcaggaaataatcaaactcaggggtgaaatcaaccaagtggaaacaagaagaactattcagagaattaagcaaacgaggagttggttctttgagaaaatcaacaagatagataaacccttagctagactcactagagggcacagagacaaaatcctaattaacaaaatcagaactgaaaagggagacatatcaacagatcctgaagaaatccaaaacaccatcagatccttctacaaaaggctatactcaacaaaactggaaaacctggacgaaatggacaaatttctggacagataccaggtaccaaagttgaatcaggatcaagttgaccttctaaacagtcccatatcccctaaagaaatagaagcagttataaatagtctcctagccaaaaaaagcccaggaccagacgggtttagtgcagagttctatcagaccttcaaagaagatctaattccagttctgcacaaactttttcacaagatagaagaagaaagtactctacccaactcattttatgaagccactattactctgatacctaaaccacagaaagatccaacaaagatagagaacttcagaccaatttctcttatgaatatcgatgcaaaaatcctcaataaaattctcgctaaccgaatccaagaacacattaaagcaatcatccatcctgaccaagtaggttttattccagggatgcagggatggtttaatataggaaaatccatcaatgtaatccactatataaacaaactcaaagacaaaaaccacatgatcatctcgttagatgcagaaaaagcatttgacacgatccaacacccattcatgataaaagttctggaaagatcaggaattcaaggcccatacctaaacatgataaaagcaatctacagcaaaccagtagccaacatcaaagtaaatggagagtagctggaagcaatcccactaaaatcagggactagacaaggctgcccactttctccctaccttttcaacatagtacttgaagtattagccagagcaattcgacaacaaaaggagatcaaggggatacaaattggaaaggaggaagtcaaaatatctctttttgcagatgatatgatagtatatataagtgaccctaaaaattccaccagagaactcctaaacctgataaacagcttcggtgaagtagctggatataaaattaactcaaacaagtcaatggcctttctctatacaaagaataaacaggctgagaaagaaattagggaaacaacacccttctcaatagtcacaaataatataaaatatctcggcgtgactctaactaaggaagtgaaagatctgtatgataaaaacttcaagtctctgaagaaagaaattaaagaagacctcagaagatggaaagatctcccatgctcatggattggcaggatcaacattgtaaaaatggctatcttgccaaaagcaatctacagattcaatgcaatccccatcaaaattccaactcgattcttcaacgaattagaaggagcaatttgcaaattcatctggaataacaaaaaacctaggatagcaaaaactcttctcaaggataaaagaacctctggtggaatcaccatgcctgacctaaagctttactacagagcaattgtggtaaaaactgcatggtactggtatagagacagacaagtagaccaatggaatagaattgaagacccagaaatgaacccacacacctatggtcacttgatcttcgacaagggagctaaaaccatccagtggaagaaagacagcattttcaacaattggtgctggcacaactggttgttatcatgtagaagaatgggaatcgatccatacttatctccttgtactaaggtcaaatctaaatggatcaaagaacttcacataaaaccagagacactgaaacttatagaggagaaagtggggaaaagccttgaagatatgggcacaggggaaaaattcctgaacagaacagcaatggcttgtgctgtaagatcgagaattgacaaatgggacctgatgaaactccaaagtttctgcaaagcaaaagacactgtcaataagacaaagagaccaccaacagattgggaaaggatctttacctatcctaaatcagataggggactaatatccaacatatataaagaactcaagaaggtggacttcagaaaatcaaataaccccattaaaaatggggctcagaactgaacaaagaattctcacctgaggaataccaaatggcagagaagcacctgaaaaaatgttcaacatccttaatcatcagggaaatgcaaatcaaaacaaccctgagattccacctcacaccagtcagaatggctaagatcaaaaattcaggtgacagcagatgctggcgaggatgtggagaaagaggaacactcctccattgttggtgggattgcaagcttgtacaaccactctggaaatccatctggcggttcctcagaaaattggacatagtactaccggaggatccagcaatacctctcctgggcatatatccagaagatgccccaactggtaagaaggacacatgctccactatgttcatagcagccttatttataatagccagaagctggaaagaacccagatgcccctcaacagaggaatggatacagaaaatgtggtacatctacacaatggagtactactcagctattaaaaagaatgaatttatgaaattcctagccaaatggatggacctggagggcatcatcctgagtgaggtaacacattcacaaaggaactcacacaatatgtactcactgataagtggatattagcccaaaacctaggataaccaagatataagatacaatttcctaaacacatgaaactcaagaaaaatgaagactgaagtgtggacactatgcccctccttagaagtgggaacaaaacacccttggaaggagttacagagacaaagtttggagctgagatgaaaggatggaccatgtagagactgccttatccagggatccaccccataatcagcatccaaacgctgacaccattgcatacactagcaagattttatcgaaaggacccagatgtagctgtctcttgtgagactatgccggggcctagcaaacacagaagtggatgcccacagtcagctaatggatggatcacagggctcccaatggaggagctagagaaagtacccaaggagctaaagggatctgcaaccctataggtggatcaacattatgaactaaccagtaccccggagctcttgactctagctgcatatgtatcaaaagacggcctagtcggccatcactggaaagagaggcccattggacacacaaactttatatgccccagaacagggaaacgccagggccaaaaagggggagtgggcgggtaggggagtgggggtgggtgggtatgggggacttttggtatagcattggaaatgtaaatgagctaaatacctaataaaaaatggaaagaaaaaaaaaaaagaatgatcttgaatttctgagCCCCTGAGTCCTCCTCACCGGGCTAAAATTACAGGAATGAGCGTGACAAGGAGCATGCAGTGGCAGGCGTAATGCAGAGCACATGCAGGCTAGGCGTTGTATACAGCCTGTCCTCTGTTTTCATGGCACTGGGTGTTAAACCCAGCATGTTGAGGATGCTAGGCAGATGCTCCACCATGAAGCAACATCCATATCATTCTCCCAGAAATGCTTATACCAGTGTGAAACTCTTGGGAATCTCAAGTGTATTCCATATTTTCTAAACCTTTCTTCTCCAGATGTAAATGCGTGCCTTTTACTTTTGCTATCATTGGAATATAGAATGTGCCACAAATGGGCATACTTTGAAGTTTTCAGTTCAATGGGAACACATGGTTAAAGGGAATTGTGGAGGccccttcttttctgtcttttgaggttttGCCACATACTCCCTGCAGTGTTATGTGGATTTACCATGGGACATGAGAACACTTTCCTTCATAAATAGGTTGTCTATGGTGTCTAGTATGCATTAAGTGGAAACATTTTTATCTCTGTTTTAAAGTGCTGGAAATTGACCCTTAGGAACTTGTCCCCAAACTGCAAGCATAGCAATAGTGACGGAAAGCTTATGATTTGTTACTGTGCTGCAGGACAAGTACTTTTTATCTCCTCTGCTAAAACTATTTCCTACCCCCACAAGCTAGCtggtttacttaaaaaaaaatccgttTTCTTACACTTATGTGTATAATGCTTTTGGTTTCTTATACTCCTACCTGAAATAATAAGTAGTCCTTTAATAGTAGTATTAAATGTTATTGTTGTATTTTCTCAAAAGTAAGTTTCAGTTTATTTTTACATGTGGCTTGATGTCTCAAATCAGTCATCTCCAAATACCTCATGGTTTTGGAAAATCTGAACTTCTGTCTGCTTATTATTTCTTGTGAATTTAATATTCTTACCCAAACTTTCCACATTCCACATCCTCAAGATTCATTTTGTCTCTAAAAATTTTTAATGCCAATTAAAAGCCAAAATCAACTAATTTCAGCCTCAGTTTTCAAATGTCAGTTTGCTTAACCTAACTCTTCAATTTATAAACTGTAATTCTAAACTTTTTAATATCTGACATTTCCCTTCTGAAGAAAAACAGTAGAAACTTTGCCATTTGTGTAGCTTTTGGAAAGTTGGATCGTCCCACCTGCGGTTTGGGGGAGGTTGGGGGTGGAAGGCCTCTGGCTTCCCGCGCCTGCGCTGTCATCTAGAGGCTTTGCCTCCCTTGATTGCCCAAGTACCCCAGGATCAGTGTATGGCCTGCGCTGCCCTGTGAAGTAGGGGAACAGCCCTTTGTGTACccaggaaaggcagagacagtgtGACTTTACATGTTCAAACTCACACATCGAAACTCGGATGGAGGGAAGAATGTGCTGAAAAGCAAACAACCAAGTAAAGACCGACTTGGCTTATTTTCCTGGCCCTTTTACTGCTGAATCAGCTGACTTCATGGAAGCATTGAATTCTGGATTCTAAGGAGTTTTATAGTTCTTGTTTTCAAGAGTGGGAAGTATTGTTTTCACTATAAGAAGCTGCTAAGTAGATTTCAACtctaaaatgataaataaatagataggtaagtaaataaataagatggtgAGTGTATCTATTAACCCAGCAGTCTTGGATGGAAGGGGAAAAGCTTACTGGGGAGTCGGGGAGGAAGTTTCCTGTGGGTCTACAGAGGCACTATTCCTAGGAGGCTGTTGCTCTGATCTGCAGCGAACATGAGGAATACAGATTGCTATAACTCACAATACACCAAGGTTGCTAATTTTGTTTTGCCACAAGGTTGTTTTAATGAAGATAACTGCTAGCTTGCCCCACCCCCCGCCGCCCCCGCCGCTGCCACCACTTCACTGCCGAAGAACCTGCACAGCCTAGAATGGACCTGCAGTCCTCTTTCTCTACTCCCTGCCCAACTTTTGTTCTACAGTTCCACTTGTTCCTGCTATGAAATCTGACAAAGAGCAAAAAtcttgaaacaaaaagaaagggtggAAGGGGGAAAGGccggaggaggagagagaggaagggcgcGGAGTGGGcgtgaggagggaggagggagagagggagagaaaggagggagcgagagaaggagagaggaagagggagggagagagggagaggaactggaagagagggagggagggagggagggagggagaaagggagagggaagaaggggggggggaggctggccGCAGGAGTGCCTGCCACCCTCTTAGCTATCTGAAATGCTTATTCCCGAGATTACAGTAATTACAGCCGCAGCATGAGTTCCATACAAGCGCTAAATGAAACAGcacatcaattaaaaaaataaacactccATTCTAGGAGAAAGACAACCCCCTGGGACGCCCTAACAAGCGTAAATGAACCTGCCAGGCCCTGGCCCCTCACACCCTCCTCCCTACTTAAGGTGGATGCTGAAATGGCTGGCAGCAGCTGAATGCTACTCTGGTTCTGGGTGTTGAGTTCAACACACAACCCTGCCTCTCACAACAGAAAAGGAGGCGCAGACAAAAACACATATTAAGTTTTTATGTAgatgagtgtatgtatgtcttAAAAGTAACACGTGGAAAGAGAATGCAGTGGTAGTTGTCAATGTGTCTTATTGGTAAGCTTATGCTTGTGTCTGAAAGGAAAAATTGGGTCTACGTGTTtcgtatatttatatattttatcccATCCAAAAATCAACTTCCCCAATGGCATCTGGCTTGATCACTCCCCGCTTTCTAGATAAGCAATTGAAGTGCCACAGGTCACGCAGCAATGTACACTTATGTACCGCACTCCTAGCACGCAGAAAGGGCTCCCAAGCAGTCATAGCCACAACTGGtcatctagcctcaatagaagtcTCACTACTATCACCAACTCTCCAAGTCTGAGAAGCCCTCGGTATGAGAATACCAAGAGGAAATCTCTCCCTGAATTCCCCTAGCTCTGGAACTGGACCAGCCttgaagccctggctgtgcttCCAAGACCATCTAGAACCAGGAGGTATTGTCTATGGAGCAAGAAGCTGATTCAGAAAGCCCCGGGAGGTGCACTCACTACAAAAACACTGACCTAGAGCCCAGGAGCAGACTCAGAGATATGCGACCAAGATCTCTGAAGCACTGAGCTCTTTGGGGACAGTCTGAGTAAATGCTCAATCCGTGCGGTCAACCCCAAGGTGACCAAAAACAAACTCTCCATCCGCCCAAAGCTAGGAAAGCAGACCCAAAAGTACGGACTTCCTTAAGGAAGGCTGAGCCTTGAGAACGCGGATACTCCGCCCTGTTGCGCAGGGATTGGTGAACCCAGAAGAGGGAGGAGACCAAGTGCAGGCTGTATAAATATTCATGAGCCGGCCGGGAGGCGCTAGCAGACTAAAGCCGGGAAGTTGGGCGAAGGGCGCAGCTCCTGCGGAGGAGGCGGAGGCTGGGACCAAGGTGCTCAGGTGTCCTCTCTGTCTTTTGCTCTGGATTTGTTTGTCGATCTAGCAAGAAAGCACGTCCTGCACCCCGCCCGACTGTGGCCAGAACGCGGCGTGGACTTTTGGTGGCGGCAGATACAAGAGGACCGACGCAGGAGTGAGAAGGCTGCGGCCTGACTAGAGGAGGGCCCGGAACTCTGGCAGTGGCGGCGCGGCCTGGAACGGACATGAACCCTCCGGGCCCGAAGAGGGGCCTCTAGGTCTGACCCGAGAGTCTAGAGGCCAGACACAGCCATCTTGACTGAGGCCAGAAAGGAAACTTGAGCCGCGTCGTCCTCCGAGTCTTCGCTGCTGGGAGCCACACGAAGTGTCTGAGCGTGCAGAAGGTCCTACACGAACTCGGGAGGATGAGCCCGGGGGCCACCACTCCGCTCCGGGAGGACTGAGTGCGACTCAGGGGGCGCGGGACAGACCCTGTGGAATTGTGGCGCGTTGGCGGTCACCCCAGGAGAGGCGTGGGGGAGGGCCGGACGACTCCAGCCTAGGTTTCCAACCCTGCTGCCTGAAAAGGAGATAGACTGTTGCTATTCTCCTCTGCAGAGAAAAGTGGGACACGACCCGCTCTCCCTTTTCTCAGATTCCTCACTGCAGAGCCCTCCTGCGCGCCGCCTAGAGAAGGAGGACTTGGGGTCCCAGCGCGCAGCATGGAGTGGGGTTACCTGTTGGAAGTGACCTCGCTCCTAGCCGCCTTGGCGGTGCTACAGCGCTCTAGCGGCGCTGCCGCGGCTTCGGCCAAGGAGCTGGCGTGCCAAGAGATCACGGTGCCGTTGTGCAAAGGCATCGGTTACAACTACACTTACATGCCCAACCAGTTCAACCACGACACGCAAGATGAGGCGGGCCTAGAGGTGCACCAGTTTTGGCCGCTGGTGGAGATACAGTGCTCCCCGGACCTCAAGTTCTTTCTGTGTAGCATGTACACGCCCATCTGCCTGGAGGACTACAAGAAGCCTCTGCCGCCTTGTCGCTCTGTGTGTGAACGCGCCAAGGCCGGCTGCGCGCCGCTCATGCGCCAGTACGGCTTTGCTTGGCCTGACCGCATGCGCTGCGATCGGTTGCCGGAGCAGGGCAACCCGGACACTCTGTGCATGGACTACAACCGCACCGACCTCACCACGGCCGCGCCCAGCCCACCGCGCCGCCTGCCTCCGCCGCCTCCTCCCGGCGAGCAGCCGCCCTCTGGCAGCGGCCACAGCCGCCCGCCAGGGGCCAGGCCCCCACATCGTGGCGGCAGCAGTAGGGGCAGCGGGGACGCGGCGGCTGCGCCCCCTTCGCGCGGCGGGAAGGCGAGGCCCCCTGGTGGCGGCGCTGCTCCCTGCGAGCCGGGGTGCCAGTGCCGCGCGCCCATGGTGAGCGTGTCCAGCGAACGCCACCCGCTCTACAACCGCGTCAAGACCGGCCAGATCGCCAACTGTGCGCTGCCCTGCCACAACCCCTTCTTTAGCCAGGATGAGCGCGCCTTCACCGTCTTCTGGATCGGCCTGTGGTCGGTGCTCTGCTTCGTCTCCACCTTCGCCACTGTCTCTACCTTCCTCATCGATATGGAGCGCTTTAAGTACCCGGAACGGCCCATCATATTCCTCTCCGCCTGTTACCTCTTCGTGTCTGTCGGGTACCTGGTGCGCCTGGTGGCAGGACATGAGAAAGTGGCCTGCAGCGGCGGCGCTCCGGGTGCTGGCGGAGCTGGGGGTGCGGGCGGCGCGGCGGCGGCTGGCGCAGGGGCAGCGGGAGCGGGGGCGAGCAGCCCGGGCGCGCGCGGCGAGTACGAGGAGCTGGGTGCAGTCGAGCAGCATGTTCGCTATGAAACCACTGGCCCCGCGCTGTGCACGGTGGTCTTTCTCCTTGTCTACTTTTTTGGCATGGCCAGCTCCATCTGGTGGGTAATCCTGTCGCTCACGTGGTTCTTGGCAGCTGGCATGAAGTGGGGTAATGAGGCCATAGCAGGCTACTCGCAGTACTTCCACCTGGCCGCGTGGCTTGTGCCCAGCGTCAAGTCCATCGCGGTGCTGGCGCTCAGCTCCGTAGACGGCGACCCGGTGGCGGGCATCTGCTACGTGGGCAACCAGAGCCTTGACAACCTACGCGGCTTTGTGCTGGCGCCACTGGTTATCTACCTCTTCATTGGGACTATGTTTCTGTTAGCTGGCTTCGTGTCGCTGTTCCGAATCCGTTCAGTCATCAAGCAGCAAGGAGGCCCAACTAAGACACACAAGCTAGAAAAACTCATGATCCGCTTGGGCCTCTTCACCGTGCTCTACACGGTGCCCGCTGCCGTCGTTGTCGCCTGCCT is from Mus musculus strain C57BL/6J chromosome 18, GRCm38.p6 C57BL/6J and encodes:
- the Fzd8 gene encoding frizzled-8 precursor, with translation MEWGYLLEVTSLLAALAVLQRSSGAAAASAKELACQEITVPLCKGIGYNYTYMPNQFNHDTQDEAGLEVHQFWPLVEIQCSPDLKFFLCSMYTPICLEDYKKPLPPCRSVCERAKAGCAPLMRQYGFAWPDRMRCDRLPEQGNPDTLCMDYNRTDLTTAAPSPPRRLPPPPPPGEQPPSGSGHSRPPGARPPHRGGSSRGSGDAAAAPPSRGGKARPPGGGAAPCEPGCQCRAPMVSVSSERHPLYNRVKTGQIANCALPCHNPFFSQDERAFTVFWIGLWSVLCFVSTFATVSTFLIDMERFKYPERPIIFLSACYLFVSVGYLVRLVAGHEKVACSGGAPGAGGAGGAGGAAAAGAGAAGAGASSPGARGEYEELGAVEQHVRYETTGPALCTVVFLLVYFFGMASSIWWVILSLTWFLAAGMKWGNEAIAGYSQYFHLAAWLVPSVKSIAVLALSSVDGDPVAGICYVGNQSLDNLRGFVLAPLVIYLFIGTMFLLAGFVSLFRIRSVIKQQGGPTKTHKLEKLMIRLGLFTVLYTVPAAVVVACLFYEQHNRPRWEATHNCPCLRDLQPDQARRPDYAVFMLKYFMCLVVGITSGVWVWSGKTLESWRALCTRCCWASKGAAVGAGAGGSGPGGSGPGPGGGGGHGGGGGSLYSDVSTGLTWRSGTASSVSYPKQMPLSQV